The Arctopsyche grandis isolate Sample6627 chromosome 5, ASM5162203v2, whole genome shotgun sequence genome includes a window with the following:
- the LOC143911527 gene encoding uncharacterized protein LOC143911527 has product MEFSLDLLKKWHNSVEYPTDQVGLDVFRDIVRVYHQVKLSNGGPITAFEKEDDKCDTLILICEKLLVHMKNGLYFLDAQPICSFAMCSLINILPDTFHILFVQEIHDIFIEYMESNDDFSSTSIQSSDVINRESLLGKSYILSLINGIFQSDLILNEHYSENFKYKKLSEISIQKSLEIVIRSCMKYSRNAYPAFKNLALIIEKITEWKVEKRILGDLFPSIIYITLYNWESLLPGIKELNSKVLHNLLRLSDNLCETFIDYTSIMPWNKANYYILSEIAALNKEDQLNLSFYEFCILGLNYSLKNPAMVSAGKDLYKVLLVSFGSFEAWKCVFYEMFLKNLQNDDPAVQMRILKYWVGMTLKKFPILQKTLLRDLKDNSNENTLLSHLFIIKTGRKNGQILNNWNSKEEQNVFLKTLVSDGLFNKSTDVRSQAFEIVCCSSKNTQVPTAKEFKIVESFLRSNINDDCTPFRQSVLNSFKLLMIRTRNSYVHHIIHSSVEETSKTFETFQDFCARIYNFLIRNLSTNGNYQRKITSLKIFEIILNYYSIKSDLNSCRKSKVNEMGCKVTKFLIDSNKWPFENDVCASTLLNCLYDPTNDVRDLASNILVKYFISHPYLMQRKNEFFINALVLCNSKFFYEVESGVLLLKLLFSFPGNLTREDIPILEDQTGNCDIDILEYLSNKACEDLIHHSKDPFYSICNNQPLYGLLMAINAYLKYTTNEKDYTSVLRVINIVSDATLYFLNTLGISCSNKGNVYPPSFHEMDESIDFVIAASQHKIEEDQMKDFQITNAQQLVLNNIWLNLKACSELSSTIIEKCFEMLYTEDIESCVDVNMSILTRCRHKGAIEYAGVHLGRAVKHITSQGSSLHRELLASLLEEVITEATLPKAGGASITRKSAGLAILVHRFVTNDSQSPKPLFIIAVLNLANLLLSQIIDQNRGLGNKEKEDDVSYDSLSSSSVSIDDEASIRDTPQARAIHLLCRTVADCSLSQYIIQFASTLSTICFEYFYSENWAVRNAALQLYGALVPKLVGQKMKDDGEILAESTISIDELFSHVPNLGRLTMRIFDGCRNYEGAEQFFNFHSSLIPVLSLLASTAKRHGFERTRAMNSHIYILDDVELFNYLIDLLHSSLYAVRNSAAKAIELFYSMNYFYDHCCQMEFSMISKNAIHGYLLVLNNHMKYFNCMKSYMKNTKREEYIKELRMTMRVLVEQKGLSFVQNSLYLQILWETEENPSKVNSISLLSEISKFSEHVKVNGSKICICIGHCSWINTNIYYALLTCDASDLGELIIHCMNNFDFAILKETMLPALKKRLAKDVPKDVLVVEQIIVRCAHMPFDTDTGFSKMFFDIFYKLLENAPIQILILFDRLFKVHQLLLIQLCDIRKCSHLIPTTSVVLSKKFVAGGNCLFKSILELTNTIVKLLEVYHYDSEMKMMTVVALKHLAEVITFFWSSFYPNSDGVYQIKANVISCVFWLLQDEDADIRHACSEIIFYHENYKTYPSNQLNNIFSKTFLQRLFNCNKDLISKFLNSLIDKIPNNELKNSSIVPNPFDHQIKNIYLEPEIMKDMLLDLMK; this is encoded by the exons ATGGAGTTCTCattagatttattaaaaaagtgGCATAATTCTGTGGAATACCCCACCGATCAAGTCGGTCTCGACGTATTTAGG GATATTGTTCGCGTCTATCATCAGGTTAAATTGAGCAATGGTGGACCTATCACTGCATTCGAAAAAGAGGACGATAAGTGCGACACGTTAATCTTAATCTGTGAAAAATTGCTAGTTCACATGAAAAACGGTCTATACTTTTTGGACGCACAACCGATTTGTTCGTTCGCTATGTGTAGTCTCATCAATATTTTACCGGATACTTTTCACATACTATTCGTACAGGAAATCCACGATATATTTATCGAGTATATGGAATCGAACGACGACTTTTCTAGCACTTCGATACAATCCAGCGATGTTATAAATCGCGAGTCACTTTTGGGAAAGTCTTATATATTGTCTCTTATCAATGGAATATTTCAGTCGGATTTAATACTGAACGAACATTAttcggaaaattttaaatataagaaaCTATCAGAGATTTCGATTCAAAAATCACTCGAAATCGTGATCAGATCGTGTATGAAATATTCTCGTAATGCATATCCAGCGTTTAAAAATCTGGCTCTTATTATAGAGAAAATTACAGAATGGAAAGTCGAAAAACGCATTTTGGGAGATTTATTTCCGTCAATaatttacattacattataCAACTGGGAAAGTTTACTACCTGGCATCAAAGAATTGAATTCTAAAGTGTTACATAACTTATTACGCTTGTCGGATAATTTATGTGAAACATTTATTGATTATACATCGATAATGCCGTGGAATAAAGCAAACTATTATATTTTGAGCGAGATTGCCGCCTTGAATAAAGAGGATCAGCTCAATTTaagtttttatgaattttgtaTTCTTGGCTTGAACTATAGTTTGAAGAATCCGGCGATGGTTTCAGCTGGGAAAGATTTATATAAAGTTTTGCTCGTTTCTTTCGGTTCATTTGAAGCATGGAAGTGCGTCTTTTATGAAATGTTTCTGAAGAATTTACAAAATGACGACCCTGCTGTTCAAATGCGTATTCTGAAATACTGGGTGGGTATGACTTTGAAAAAGTTTCCAATATTACAGAAAACTCTGCTGCGAGATTTGAAGGATAATTCGAACGAGAACACGTTGTTGTCTCATTTGTTCATAATTAAAACGGGAAGAAAAAATGGacagattttaaataattggaaCAGCAAAGAAGAACAGAATGTATTCTTGAAAACTTTAGTAAGCGATGGCCTTTTTAATAAAAGTACTGATGTGAGGTCGCAAGCCTTTGAAATTGTGTGTTGTTCTTCAAAAAATACCCAAGTGCCGACGGcgaaagaattcaagattgtagaATCATTTTTACGAAGCAACATCAACGATGACTGTACTCCGTTTCGTCAGAGTGTTTTGAACAGTTTCAAATTACTGATGATTAGAACCAGAAACTCTTACGTGCATCATATAATACACAGCTCGGTGGAAGAAACTTCTAAAACGTTTGAAACATTCCAAGATTTTTGTGCAcggatttataattttttaataagaaatttgTCAACCAATGGAAACTACCAACGCAAAATTACCTCGCTTAAAATATTCGAAATCATTTTGAATTACTATTCCATCAAATCTGATTTAAATTCATGTCGAAAAAGTAAAGTGAATGAAATGGGATGCAAAGtcacaaaatttttaattgattcaaACAAATGGCCATTTGAAAATGATGTTTGTGCATCGACTTTGCTGAATTGTTTATATGATCCTACCAACGATGTCCGAGATTTGGCCTCTAATATTCTCGTCAAGTACTTCATTAGCCACCCTTACCTGATGCAAAGAAAAAACGAATTTTTCATTAATGCACTTGTACTTTGCAATAGTAAGTTTTTCTATGAAGTAGAGAGTGGTGTTTTATTGCTGAAGCTACTTTTTAGTTTCCCTGGAAATTTGACTCGGGAGGATATTCCAATTCTTGAAGATCAAACTGGAAATTGTGACATTGATATTTTGGAATATTTATCTAACAAAGCTTGCGAAGATCTTATTCATCACAGCAAAGACCCATTCTACTCGATTTGCAATAATCAACCGTTGTACGGATTGCTCATGGCTATCaatgcatatttaaaatataccacCAATGAAAAAGACTATACGAGTGTTTTGCGTGTGATAAATATTGTAAGCGATGCTACCTTGTATTTTCTCAACACTCTTGGAATATCTTGTTCTAATAAAGGAAATGTCTATCCACCAAGTTTTCACGAAATGGACGAAAGTATCGATTTTGTCATAGCTGCATCTCAACACAAAATTGAAGAGGATCAAATGAAAGACTTTCAAATTACAAATGCGCAACAACTggttttgaataatatatggttaaatttgaag GCATGCAGTGAATTATCGAGCACAATAATAGAAAAGTGTTTTGAAATGCTCTACACTGAAGACATAGAGTCGTGTGTTGATGTTAATATGTCCATACTAACAAGATGTCGACATAAAGGAGCCATAGAATATGCCGGAGTGCATTTAG GAAGAGCCGTCAAACACATTACGTCACAAGGTAGTTCACTTCACCGCGAATTATTAGCGAGCCTTTTGGAAGAAGTTATAACAGAAGCAACATTGCCTAAAGCAGGGGGAGCTTCAATTACAAGAAAAAGTGCAGGATTGGCCATTTTGGTACACAGATTTGTGACCAATGATTCACAATCCCCAAag CCCCTTTTTATTATAGCAGTTTTGAATTTGGCCAATCTTTTACTATCACAAATAATTGATCAAAACCGTGGACTCGGTAACAAAGAAAAAGAAGATGATGTAAGTTACGATTCACTAAGCTCTTCTTCTGTATCAATTGACGATGAAGCCAGTATAAGAGATACTCCGCAAGCAAGAGCCATTCATTTACTTTGTCGGACTGTCGCCGACTGTTCCTTATCACAATACATTATACAATTTGCTTCGACATTGTCGACgatttgttttgaatatttttatagtgAAAATTGGGCAGTGAG aaATGCAGCGCTACAACTATATGGAGCTCTAGTACCAAAGTTAGTCGGACAGAAGATGAAAGATGACGGCGAAATTTTGGCTGAATCAACTATCTCGATAGACGAGCTTTTTTCACACGTGCCTAATCTCGGAAGACTAACTATGAGAATTTTCGACGGATGTCGAAATTATGAAGGCGCTgagcaatttttcaattttcattcaagTTTGATACCAGTGCTGAGCCTTTTGGCAAGTACGGCAAAGAGACATGGCTTTGAACGCACAAGGGCAATGAactcacacatatatatactagatgatgtggaattatttaattatttgattgatTTATTGCATAGTTCACTGTATGCTGTCCGGAATAGTGCTGCCAAAGCTATTGAACTCTTTTATagcatgaattatttttatgatcatTGTTGTCAAATGGAATTTTCAATGATTAGTAAAAATGCAATACACGGATATTTACTCGTTTTAAATAACcatatgaaatatttcaattgcaTGAAATCGTATATGAAAAACACTAAGAGAGAGGaatatatcaaagaattaagaaTGACGATGAGAGTACTCGTTGAACAGAAAGGTCTTTCTTTCGTGCAGAATTCATTGTACTTACAAATTTTGTGGGAAACTGAAGAAAACCCTTCCAAAGTAAATAGTATAAGTCTGTTGTCTGAAATTTCCAAATTTTCGGAGCATGTAAAAGTGAACGgtagtaaaatatgtatatgtattggtCATTGTAGTtggataaatacaaatatatattatgcattGCTTACATGCGATGCAAGCGATTTGGGCGAATTAATCATACATTGTATGAATAATTTCGATTTCGCGATTCTCAAAGAAACCATGTTGCCAGCTTTAAAAAAACGACTCGCAAAAGATGTTCCGAAGGATGTACTTGTCGTTGAACAAATTATAGTGAGATGCGCACACATGCCGTTTGATACTGATACCGGCTTTTCAAAAATGTTCTTTGATATATTCTACAAATTACTAGAGAACGCCCCAATTCAAATTTTGATTCTGTTTGATCGTTTATTTAAGGTACATCAATTGTTGCTCATTCAACTATGTGACATACGCAAATGTTCCCATTTAATACCAACGACAAGCGTAGTCCTGTCAAAAAAATTTGTAGCTGGAGGAAATTGtctatttaaatcaattttagaaTTAACTAATACAATTGTCAAGTTATTGGAAGTGTATCATTACGACTCGGAAATGAAAATGATGACTGTTGTCGCACTTAAACATTTAGCGGAGGTTATTACATTCTTCTGGAGTTCATTTTATCCGAATTCAGATGGAGTATATCAAATTAAAGCGAATGTTATTTCGTGTGTGTTTTGGCTATTGCAAGACGAAGATGCGGATATAAGACATGCATGTTcggaaataatattttatcatgaAAATTACAAAACTTATCCTAGCAATCAATTGAATAACATATTTTCGAAAACTTTTCTTCAACGacttttcaattgtaataaagatttaatttcaaaatttttgaactcGCTTATTGATAAAATACCAAATAATGAACTAAAAAATTCTTCGATAGTTCCAAATCCATTCGACcaccaaattaaaaacatatatttagaGCCAGAAATAATGAAAGATATGCTCTTAGATCTGATGAAATGA
- the Sbat gene encoding LSMD1 domain-containing protein Sbat: MNETETTSTEETVSETLDKPPTPILSEGRQKLKGWIDKHFRIVMTDGRTLIGYFLCTDRDANIILGTCEEYLKSEMEGEEPRFLGLVMVPGRHIVSIELNDKTQRKNLNIKGSPT, translated from the exons ATGAATGAGACCGAAACGACGTCCACCGAGGAAACTGTCTCCGAAACCCTAGATAAACCACCC aCCCCTATATTGTCAGAAGGCAGGCAAAAGCTCAAAGGATggatcgataagcatttcagaATTGTTATGACAGACGGGCGGACTTTGATTGGATACTTTCTCTGTACAGATAGGGATGCTAATATCATTTTAG GTACATGCGAAGAATATTTGAAGTCGGAAATGGAAGGCGAAGAACCAAGATTCTTAGGATTAGTGATGGTTCCTGGTAGACATATTGTTTCGATCGAATTAAATGATAAAACACAACGAAAAAATCTAAACATAAAAGGTTCGCCCACAtga
- the AlkB gene encoding alpha-ketoglutarate-dependent dioxygenase AlkB, with the protein MCEQLETIRASFKYWKRRQPPPCPNKAVNLHNDSTLPNDVVRKELQKIDLEKSLWEQFGLISPDQWKVYTFNSNKGLIYIKNPFSLRGQRYWIARCLRDFPKKPHKLNIDAHDYLNADEDWWTTSHDNNVDRCKNLLKSLRWATLGYHHDWDTKLYTEENKHNFPSDLGELCKLIAASLGFDNYMPQASIVNYYHMDSTLAPHTDHSEKNLDAPLISISFGQSAIFLIGSELKNDEPTAMYLHSGDIVIMSKDSRLCYHAVPRIVKAVDQPWMLDSQCNQHNITEFKNSFTDNLYDVEFWKPFDEYINSSRININVRQVLFSHQNSLDDR; encoded by the exons ATGTGTGAGCAGTTGGAAACGATTCGGGCGAGCTTTAAATATTGGAAAAGACGTCAGCCACCGCCTTGTCCGAATAAAGCTGTAAATTTACACAACGATTCAACATTGCCCAAT GACGTCGTTCGAAAAGAGTTGCAAAAAATTGATCTTGAAAAATCTTTATGGGAGCAATTTGGCTTAATTAGCCCAGACCAATGGAAAGTATATACATTCAATTCCAACAAAGgactcatatatattaaaaatccaTTTTCTCTCCGAGGACAGAGGTACTGGATTGCGAGATGTTTAAGGGATTTTCCAAAGAAACCACACAAATTAAACATTGACGCTCATGATTATCTAAACGCCGATGAAGATTGGTGGACTACATCTCATGATAACAATGTTGATAGATGTAAAAATCTTTTGAAAAGTTTGCGATGGGCAACCCTAGGTTATCACCACGACTGGGATACAAAA ttGTATACAGAGGAAAATAAACACAACTTTCCTTCAGATTTAGGTgaattatgtaaattaatagCAGCATCATTAGGCTTTGACAATTATATGCCACAAGCTtccattgttaattattatcatatggATTCCACACTGGCTCCGCACACTGACCATTCAGAGAAGAATCTTGATGCTCCTTTAATATCAATCAG TTTTGGACAATCTGCGATATTTTTAATTGGTAGTGAATTAAAGAATGATGAACCTACTGCTATGTATCTTCATAGTGGAGATATTGTAATAATGTCAAAGGATTCTCGTCTATGTTATCATGCCGTTCCAAGAATAGTTAAAGCTGTTGACCAACCGTGGATGTTAGACTCACAATGCAATCAGCATAATATAactgaatttaaaaatagtttcacTGACAATTTGTATGATGTCGAATTTTGGAAACCATTCGATGAGTATATCAATTCTTCTAGAATTAATATTAATGTCAGACAAGTTTTGTTTAGTCATCAAAATTCTTTGGATGATAGATAA